Proteins found in one Manduca sexta isolate Smith_Timp_Sample1 chromosome 8, JHU_Msex_v1.0, whole genome shotgun sequence genomic segment:
- the LOC119188668 gene encoding uncharacterized protein LOC119188668, translating into MEAVETLLDHRYIRFDVSTDPSSAPVRRAPSGPRWALRQLDRELLLEASIVQSWVQAPVRPDDVNNEADWFREAMSSVCDSAMPRVRRSQARRKVYWWSRELASLQAACYAARRRYTRYRQIRIRPVDAVAREAELYQGYRDAKTLSRARF; encoded by the coding sequence aTGGAGGCGGTGGAGACGCTGTTGGACCAccggtatatccggttcgacgTCTCCACCGATCCCTCGAGCGCGCCAGTCCGACGGGCCCCAAGTGGTCCACGTTGGGCGTTGAGACAGCTGGACAGGGAGCTCCTCCTGGAAGCCTCCATCGTCCAGTCCTGGGTGCAAGCACCGGTCAGGCCGGACGATGTGAATAACGAGGCCGACTGGTTCCGGGAGGCTATGTCCTCTGTCTGCGACTCGGCAATGCCCCGAGTCCGCCGAAGCCAAGCGCGGCGcaaggtgtactggtggtcgcggGAGCTGGCATCGCTCCAGGCGGCGTGCTATGCCGCGCGACGCCGGTACACCAGGTACCGCCAAATCCGCATCCGGCCTGTGGATGCGGTGGCTCGAGAGGCGGAGCTATACCAGGGGTACAGAGACGCAAAGACGCTCTCTCGGGCGCGATTCTAG